The Roseicyclus marinus genome has a segment encoding these proteins:
- a CDS encoding carboxyl transferase domain-containing protein, with the protein MRLKSQFIAGSEEARANRAAHLAALSEIAEAAALAAAGGGDKARERHVARGKMLPRERVANLLDPGSPFLEVGAVAGHGMYDGAAPCGGVIAGVGLVEGRQVMVLCNDATVKGGTYYPVTVKKHLRAQEIAEENRLPCVYLVDSGGANLPNQDEVFPDRDHFGRIFYNQARMSAKGIAQIAVVMGSCTAGGAYVPAMSDVSIIVKEQGTIFLAGPPLVKAATGEVVSAEDLGGGDVHTRLSGVADYLAEDDAHALALARRAVRSLGELWVSPTLRGDGVGWVKPTIRDNRPPAYDPEDLLGVVPASLTTPYDIREVIARIVDDSWFDEFKPRFGESIVTGFAQVMGMDVGIVANNGVLFSESAQKAAHFVELCSQRKIPLVFLQNITGFMVGRKYENEGIARHGAKMVTAVATTAVPKITMLVGGSFGAGNYGMAGRAYSPRFLWSWPNSRISVMGGAQAAGVLATVKREAMERAGQEWSAEAEAEFKRPTIEMFERQSHPLYASARLWDDGVVDPRKSREVLGLSLAAALNAPVEETRFGVFRM; encoded by the coding sequence ATGAGGCTCAAGTCGCAATTCATCGCGGGCTCGGAGGAGGCGCGGGCCAATCGGGCGGCGCATCTGGCGGCGCTCTCCGAGATCGCCGAAGCTGCGGCGCTGGCTGCGGCGGGGGGCGGCGACAAGGCAAGGGAGCGGCATGTCGCGCGCGGCAAGATGCTGCCCCGCGAGCGGGTGGCGAACCTGCTCGATCCCGGTTCTCCGTTCCTGGAGGTGGGCGCTGTTGCGGGTCATGGCATGTATGACGGGGCCGCGCCCTGTGGCGGGGTGATCGCGGGCGTGGGCCTCGTCGAGGGGCGGCAGGTCATGGTCCTGTGCAACGATGCGACCGTGAAGGGCGGCACCTATTACCCGGTGACGGTGAAAAAGCACCTTCGTGCGCAAGAGATCGCGGAGGAGAACCGGTTGCCCTGTGTCTACCTGGTGGACAGCGGGGGCGCGAACCTGCCCAACCAGGACGAGGTTTTCCCCGACCGGGATCATTTCGGGCGGATCTTCTACAACCAGGCGCGGATGTCGGCCAAGGGGATCGCGCAGATCGCGGTGGTGATGGGATCCTGCACCGCCGGAGGGGCCTATGTGCCCGCGATGTCGGATGTGTCGATCATCGTGAAGGAACAGGGGACGATTTTCCTGGCGGGGCCGCCGCTGGTAAAGGCGGCGACGGGGGAGGTCGTGAGCGCCGAGGATCTGGGCGGGGGCGATGTGCATACGCGCCTGTCGGGGGTGGCGGATTACCTGGCGGAGGATGATGCGCATGCGCTCGCGCTGGCGCGGCGGGCGGTCAGGTCGTTGGGGGAGCTGTGGGTTTCACCCACCCTACGGGGCGACGGTGTAGGGTGGGTGAAACCCACCATCCGCGACAACCGCCCGCCTGCCTATGATCCGGAGGACTTGCTGGGCGTGGTGCCTGCATCGCTGACCACGCCCTATGACATCCGCGAGGTGATCGCGCGGATCGTCGATGACAGCTGGTTCGACGAGTTCAAGCCGCGCTTCGGCGAGAGCATCGTGACCGGTTTCGCCCAGGTGATGGGGATGGATGTGGGGATCGTCGCCAACAATGGCGTGCTCTTTTCCGAGAGCGCGCAGAAGGCGGCGCATTTCGTGGAATTGTGCTCTCAGCGGAAGATCCCCCTGGTGTTCTTGCAGAATATCACCGGCTTCATGGTGGGGCGGAAATACGAGAACGAGGGGATCGCGCGGCACGGGGCCAAGATGGTGACGGCTGTGGCCACGACCGCCGTGCCCAAGATCACGATGCTTGTGGGCGGGTCCTTTGGCGCGGGGAATTACGGGATGGCGGGGCGGGCCTATAGCCCCCGGTTCCTGTGGTCCTGGCCCAATTCGCGGATTTCGGTGATGGGCGGCGCGCAGGCGGCGGGGGTGCTCGCCACCGTCAAGCGCGAGGCGATGGAGCGGGCGGGGCAGGAATGGTCGGCGGAGGCCGAGGCCGAATTCAAGCGCCCCACGATCGAGATGTTCGAGCGGCAGTCGCACCCGCTTTATGCCTCGGCGCGGCTTTGGGATGACGGGGTGGTCGATCCGCGCAAGAGCCGCGAGGTGCTGGGGCTGTCGCTTGCGGCGGCGTTGAATGCGCCGGTGGAGGAGACGCGCTTTGGCGTCTTCCGGATGTGA
- a CDS encoding acetyl/propionyl/methylcrotonyl-CoA carboxylase subunit alpha produces the protein MFHKILIANRGEIACRVIETCRKLGVATVAVHSDADAASRHVAMADEAVHIGGSKPSESYLRGDAIIAAAKATGAEAIHPGYGFLSENPDFVEAVEAAGLVFIGPSASAIRAMGFKDAAKALMEEAGVPVVPGYHGANQDPEHLAGAAEAIGYPVLIKAVAGGGGKGMRRVERAADFREALESARGEAATAFGNEAVLIEKYVDKPRHIEVQVFGDGTRAVHLFERDCSLQRRHQKVIEEAPAPGMTDAMRAAMGQAAVRAAEAIGYAGAGTVEFIVDGSRGLRPDGFWFMEMNTRLQVEHPVTEAITGVDLVEWQLRVAAGERLPCAQEDLSITGHAFEARLYAEDVPKGFLPATGRLTHLRFPECARADTGVRAGDEISPWYDPMIAKIIVHGPTRDVALRQLEQALARTEVAGSVTNLAFLRRLAGHAGFAAGDVDTGLIARDLEVLAAVPVASSQVMALAALGALGLDREPGPVSGFTLWAPLRRQVVLDHGGEVVRAVVEVRPGGRFRVELGGTAHELARDGARWRIDGAAVSAGMVVAGAEVIVFAGDAHTFGLVDPLAVAAAAGAGSGVIEAPMPGLVKAVFVAPGDRVAVGDRLAILEAMKMEHSLTAGRDGVVAEVPVAPGAQVEAGAALIVLDAEDVE, from the coding sequence ATGTTTCATAAGATCCTGATCGCGAACCGGGGCGAGATCGCGTGTCGCGTGATCGAGACCTGCCGCAAATTGGGGGTGGCGACGGTCGCCGTCCATTCCGATGCCGATGCGGCCTCGCGCCATGTCGCGATGGCCGACGAGGCGGTGCATATCGGGGGATCGAAGCCCTCCGAGAGCTACCTGAGGGGGGATGCGATCATCGCTGCCGCGAAAGCAACGGGGGCAGAGGCGATCCATCCGGGCTATGGCTTCTTGTCCGAGAACCCCGATTTCGTCGAGGCGGTGGAGGCGGCGGGGCTTGTCTTCATCGGGCCCTCGGCCAGCGCGATCCGAGCCATGGGGTTCAAGGATGCGGCCAAGGCCCTGATGGAGGAGGCGGGCGTTCCCGTCGTGCCGGGCTATCACGGGGCCAACCAGGACCCGGAGCATCTGGCGGGTGCCGCCGAGGCCATCGGGTATCCGGTGCTGATCAAGGCGGTCGCGGGCGGCGGCGGCAAGGGGATGCGCCGGGTCGAGCGCGCGGCGGATTTCAGGGAGGCGCTGGAAAGCGCCAGGGGGGAGGCCGCGACGGCCTTTGGCAACGAGGCCGTTCTGATCGAGAAATATGTCGACAAGCCCCGCCACATCGAGGTGCAGGTGTTCGGCGACGGCACCCGCGCGGTGCATCTGTTCGAGCGGGATTGTTCGCTCCAGCGCCGCCACCAGAAGGTGATCGAGGAAGCGCCCGCGCCCGGCATGACCGATGCGATGCGCGCGGCGATGGGGCAGGCCGCCGTGCGCGCGGCAGAGGCCATCGGCTATGCGGGCGCGGGGACGGTGGAGTTCATCGTGGACGGATCGCGCGGGCTGCGGCCCGACGGGTTCTGGTTCATGGAGATGAACACGCGGTTGCAGGTCGAGCATCCGGTGACCGAGGCGATCACAGGCGTCGATCTGGTCGAATGGCAATTGCGCGTGGCGGCGGGCGAGCGGCTCCCTTGCGCACAGGAGGATCTGTCGATCACGGGCCATGCTTTCGAGGCGCGGCTTTATGCCGAGGATGTGCCCAAGGGGTTTTTGCCCGCGACGGGGCGCTTGACGCATCTGCGCTTCCCGGAATGTGCGCGGGCCGATACCGGCGTCCGGGCGGGGGACGAGATCTCGCCCTGGTACGATCCGATGATTGCCAAGATCATCGTCCACGGGCCGACGCGGGATGTGGCGCTGCGGCAGTTGGAACAGGCGCTTGCGCGGACCGAGGTGGCCGGGTCGGTGACGAACCTTGCCTTTTTGCGGCGGTTGGCGGGGCATGCGGGGTTCGCGGCGGGGGATGTGGATACCGGGTTGATCGCGCGCGACCTGGAGGTCTTGGCCGCCGTCCCCGTGGCCTCGTCGCAGGTCATGGCGCTGGCGGCCCTTGGGGCCTTGGGGCTGGACAGGGAGCCGGGGCCGGTTTCGGGCTTTACCCTTTGGGCGCCGTTGCGGCGGCAGGTGGTGCTGGACCATGGGGGCGAGGTCGTGCGGGCCGTGGTCGAGGTGCGGCCCGGCGGGCGGTTCCGCGTCGAGCTGGGCGGCACGGCGCATGAGCTGGCCCGCGACGGCGCAAGATGGCGCATCGACGGGGCAGCCGTTTCGGCGGGGATGGTCGTGGCCGGGGCGGAGGTGATCGTCTTTGCGGGCGATGCCCATACCTTCGGGCTCGTCGATCCCCTGGCTGTCGCCGCTGCTGCAGGTGCAGGGTCCGGCGTGATCGAGGCGCCGATGCCGGGCCTCGTCAAGGCGGTCTTCGTGGCGCCCGGCGACCGGGTTGCTGTGGGTGACCGGCTGGCCATTCTCGAGGCGATGAAGATGGAGCATTCCCTGACGGCGGGACGGGACGGGGTGGTGGCCGAGGTGCCGGTGGCCCCCGGTGCGCAGGTCGAGGCCGGGGCGGCCTTGATCGTTCTGGACGCGGAGGATGTTGAATGA
- a CDS encoding glutathione S-transferase family protein, whose translation MIRLHHVPWGRSFRVLWLLCEMGTPPDEIIRYRIGERAMREPGLMDVSPAGRIPALEIDGITIFESGAIVQYLCETRSDHGFGRGPGDVERVRFLEAIGFAETQASLIEQLNLNHLFLRPPAKPSPTVVKLNTLRLADTLRALEGMVAGETFLPSGFSGADAMLGFNLFAAPYYVRMDPYPRLRAYWAALQARPAFRQAAEIEGPQAFYARDFYEVPVDV comes from the coding sequence ATGATCCGGTTGCATCACGTGCCATGGGGGCGGTCGTTCCGGGTGCTCTGGCTTTTGTGCGAGATGGGCACGCCGCCCGACGAGATCATCCGCTACCGGATCGGGGAACGGGCGATGCGCGAGCCGGGGTTGATGGATGTCTCGCCCGCAGGCCGGATTCCCGCGCTGGAGATCGACGGGATCACGATCTTCGAGAGCGGGGCCATCGTGCAATACCTCTGCGAGACGCGCTCGGATCACGGGTTCGGGCGCGGCCCCGGCGATGTGGAACGGGTGCGGTTCCTGGAGGCCATCGGATTTGCCGAGACGCAGGCCAGCCTGATCGAGCAGTTGAACCTGAACCACCTGTTCCTGCGGCCGCCCGCGAAACCCTCGCCCACGGTGGTCAAGCTCAACACGCTGCGGCTGGCCGATACCTTGCGGGCGCTCGAGGGGATGGTCGCGGGCGAGACCTTCCTGCCCTCGGGGTTTTCGGGGGCGGATGCGATGCTGGGCTTCAACCTGTTCGCGGCCCCCTATTACGTGCGGATGGACCCCTACCCGAGGTTGCGCGCCTATTGGGCGGCCTTGCAGGCGCGGCCCGCGTTCCGGCAGGCGGCCGAGATCGAAGGACCGCAGGCGTTCTACGCGCGGGATTTCTACGAGGTGCCGGTGGATGTGTGA
- a CDS encoding hydroxymethylglutaryl-CoA lyase, with product MCDAVEIFEVGPRDGLQNEKRLIPAAEKIALVDALSACGFRRIEVTSFVSPRWVPQMADAAEVMAGIARVPGVRYAALAPNLKGFEAAVAAGVDEVAIFAAASEGFSKANINASIAESLERFRPVVEAARAIGLPVRGYVSCVTDCPYDGPVAPGEVADVAGALFGMGCYEVSLGDTIGAGVPERVAAMLAAVADAVPVANLAGHFHDTGGRALANIDVALEAGVRVFDAAVGGLGGCPYAPGAAGNVATEAVARHLAVRGHETGLDLAAVEAAAAMARRMRDGDA from the coding sequence ATGTGTGATGCGGTCGAGATCTTCGAGGTCGGCCCCCGCGACGGGTTGCAGAACGAGAAGCGGCTGATCCCGGCTGCCGAAAAGATCGCGCTGGTCGATGCCTTGTCGGCCTGCGGGTTCCGGCGGATCGAGGTCACGAGTTTCGTGAGCCCCCGGTGGGTGCCCCAGATGGCCGATGCGGCCGAGGTCATGGCAGGCATCGCGCGGGTGCCGGGTGTGCGCTACGCGGCGCTGGCGCCGAACCTGAAAGGGTTCGAGGCGGCGGTGGCGGCAGGTGTCGACGAGGTGGCGATTTTCGCCGCCGCATCCGAAGGATTTTCGAAGGCGAATATCAATGCGAGCATCGCCGAGAGCCTGGAGCGGTTTCGCCCCGTGGTGGAGGCGGCGCGGGCCATCGGGCTGCCGGTCCGGGGCTATGTGAGCTGTGTCACCGATTGCCCCTATGATGGGCCGGTCGCGCCGGGGGAGGTGGCCGATGTGGCGGGCGCGCTCTTCGGGATGGGCTGCTACGAGGTGTCGCTGGGCGATACGATCGGGGCGGGGGTGCCCGAACGCGTGGCGGCCATGCTGGCTGCTGTGGCCGATGCCGTGCCGGTTGCGAACCTGGCCGGGCATTTCCACGACACCGGCGGCAGGGCGCTGGCAAATATCGATGTCGCGCTGGAGGCCGGTGTGCGGGTGTTCGATGCGGCCGTGGGCGGGCTTGGCGGCTGTCCCTATGCGCCGGGGGCGGCGGGCAATGTCGCGACCGAGGCCGTGGCGCGGCACCTGGCCGTGCGGGGCCACGAGACGGGGCTTGATCTGGCGGCCGTCGAGGCGGCGGCGGCCATGGCACGGAGGATGCGCGATGGAGACGCTTGA
- a CDS encoding crotonase/enoyl-CoA hydratase family protein, with translation METLELEVDGRGVAWLRLNRPEKHNAMDAAMIAELTEVAGLLGRDPAVRVVVLTGKGRSFCAGGDLGWMQAQMETDGATRAREAGALAAMLGALDAMPKPLVGRVQGQAFGGGVGLMSVCDVAIGVEGAKIGLTEVRLGLIPATIGPYVVARMGAARARRVFFSGRVFDAAEAVELGLLARAVPEADLDAAIEAEIAPYLAAAPGAVAQGKRLVAELARGADAAQVALSIEALVARWESAESAEGIAAFFEKRKASWVV, from the coding sequence ATGGAGACGCTTGAGCTGGAGGTGGACGGGCGCGGGGTCGCCTGGCTGCGGCTGAACCGGCCCGAAAAGCACAATGCGATGGATGCCGCGATGATCGCGGAGCTGACCGAAGTTGCGGGGCTGTTGGGCCGCGATCCGGCGGTGCGCGTCGTTGTGTTGACGGGCAAGGGGCGGTCCTTTTGTGCCGGGGGGGACCTGGGCTGGATGCAGGCGCAGATGGAGACCGATGGGGCCACGCGGGCGCGGGAGGCGGGGGCCTTGGCCGCAATGCTCGGCGCGCTCGATGCGATGCCCAAGCCGCTTGTCGGGCGGGTGCAGGGGCAGGCCTTTGGCGGCGGCGTGGGGTTGATGAGCGTCTGCGACGTGGCGATTGGGGTCGAGGGGGCCAAGATCGGCCTGACCGAGGTGCGGTTGGGACTGATCCCCGCCACGATCGGGCCCTATGTGGTGGCGCGGATGGGGGCTGCCCGGGCGCGGCGGGTGTTTTTCTCGGGCCGTGTCTTTGACGCGGCAGAGGCGGTGGAGCTGGGGCTTTTGGCGCGGGCGGTTCCGGAGGCGGATCTGGACGCGGCCATCGAGGCGGAGATCGCGCCCTACCTGGCGGCGGCCCCGGGCGCGGTGGCGCAAGGCAAAAGGCTGGTCGCGGAGCTTGCGCGCGGGGCGGATGCGGCGCAGGTGGCCCTGAGCATCGAGGCGCTTGTCGCGCGCTGGGAAAGTGCCGAGAGTGCGGAAGGCATTGCCGCGTTTTTCGAAAAGCGCAAAGCATCCTGGGTGGTGTGA